The region TtcctataaaaattgttttcactttgaaaaaaaaaaaaaaatctttgaaatacACAATTTATCGAGTGTTTGTGAAAGAACTGCTTACGAATCATATCTATTCCAAGaaagctattaattttatcttaaaatcttggtatcattaaattttagattttttgatAAGTTGGTGTAATGGAAGCGTTATCACAAACGGAAATTTATAGCCGATGTCGATATGACGATAACACAAGTTGCACTTACTTTgaacattatttgttatttatgtttgataACGTTCTTTAATCGAATATGCTACAACAAAATATCTGATAAAAGATTgtcatttattactttatttccaAGAAAGGCAGATAGCACTTAAGTAGTCagtcattttaatgaaaaaattataaaaagaaagtagataaaaataaaatttgtcagTCACTCTTGCAGACAAACAGTAGCTCATAAAACGActacaacaaataataaattaaaaaaacgttCAAAAACGCAAATTAATCGTAATAATCGTACAAACTCATCGGGAACGGTATGTCGGTCCCTAATTCCTGTTACTCTGCTTTTTAATACTGAAGGGAGTtcgaaaaaattgttttaattaattaataaaataaaaaataaataaacaatgagaACTCATCTACACGATCAGTACCAATATATACAGTTACAGTTGCTCtgctgttttttatttctttaatttaataaattttaattcttttaagaaGCATCTATATTAAGGAATTAATTGCAGCAGAAAAAAGATTCTGACAAATAACCACAACCGACTTGATTAGGGAtcgctataataaaaatcacatattATCAAACGCGATTAAGGCTatcaaatgataaatatatatatatatatataagacaaaaaaacaaaaaaggttGACATTGAtaggaatttaatattactaacatGAGGTGCACTTCAGTTTTATTAGGTTTGGTCCTTTTTGTGTCCGTTCATTGTCAGAACGATAGTCTTCCCGCGGCGGAAAAGTGTGATCCGGAGAAATGCAAGTTGCCAAACTGTAGATGCTCGTCCACTGAAATCCCTGGAAACTTGGAAGCCCGCGATACACCACAGGttgaaatgttttgatttaaatctaCCATTTAATAGTACCACCTTCGatcattttgaaatgttttacataGAACATAGAAAGTCATAGAGAgtttaatacatttgttttcCTCAGTTCGTTATACTCACATTCGATGACGCAGTGACCACAGTGAACATCGAGACCTATCGCAGTATCCTCTACAATAGAGCCAACTCGAACAGGTGTCCCATCGGAGTGACATTCTTCATCAACCATGAGTACACAGATTACAGCATTGTTAACGAGTTATACAACCGGGGCTTTGAAATTGCTCTTCATTCGATCACTCACAAAACTAATCAAACATACTGGAAAGAAGCCACCGTTGAAGAATCCACCAGAGAATTCGTAGATCAGAGAATTCTCGTGTCTCATTTTGCAAATATTCCCCAAAGATCTATCCAAGGTTcgaattgttatatttttctgattgcGTCTCTTTAtctcagtttaaaatatatttttaaacaaaatatgagcaataatagatatttattcataGCAATAAAACTATACTTATCGTTACAGGGATTCGCAGTCCTTTCCTTCAGTTGTCCGGCAACAGTACCTATCAAATGATAAAAGAGAACGGTTTGACTTACGACTTGAGTTGGCCGACTGTCAGGTTTACTGATCCCGGTCTCTGGCCCTACACTCTCGACTACGCTTCAATCCAGGATTGCGTCATCGCCCCTTGCCCTACAGCGTCTGT is a window of Danaus plexippus chromosome 22 unlocalized genomic scaffold, MEX_DaPlex mxdp_27, whole genome shotgun sequence DNA encoding:
- the LOC116773683 gene encoding chitin deacetylase 8; the encoded protein is MRCTSVLLGLVLFVSVHCQNDSLPAAEKCDPEKCKLPNCRCSSTEIPGNLEARDTPQFVILTFDDAVTTVNIETYRSILYNRANSNRCPIGVTFFINHEYTDYSIVNELYNRGFEIALHSITHKTNQTYWKEATVEESTREFVDQRILVSHFANIPQRSIQGIRSPFLQLSGNSTYQMIKENGLTYDLSWPTVRFTDPGLWPYTLDYASIQDCVIAPCPTASVPGVWVIPMISWTDLEGFPCSFVDACFSNPNLSDEDAWFQYIVKAFEKHYLGNRSPFGFYVHEWFVRINPGVKGALVRFMNMVQNMNDAFLVNANEVVNWVKNPVPLNEFVKQDCPRFVPAACRRTTCSALKEEESGNTYYMTICNRCPRVYPWLNNPRGV